The Cognaticolwellia beringensis genome segment CAACTGTAGGTAATGAGCTAACAGGTACGCTGTTCTCTAAAATAGTATTTTCGTCGTATAATATATTCGACAATAAACCACCTTCGCCCATTAACGAGTCAAATAGTTCGTTGTCTTCGTTTGACAGATTATCGAGCACGCTATCATCTTCATCATCAACCCATGACAATAAAGTCTCAGTAAGATTAAAGTCGGTTTGAATAATGCCAGATTCAATCAACATCATTGCGTCAGCACTATTCCACGCTTTTACTTCCTGTTGTTTAAAGCGGTCTTCGTCAAATAAGTTTTTATCCTCGACACCATGGTCACATAAGCCAATAAACTGATCTTTAAAGTCATCTAATTGATAGTCGATACAATAGTCGGCTAATGCGCTCATTAAAAAACTATTAACTGAGCTTGGTACCACCAAAAATGAGGCTAACCAGCGAGTTACATGCTCGCTTAATTCAGTTTTATCAATTGAGCCCACTTCAAACTGTGCAAATACCGCTTCCATAGCTGACGCTTTACAATACATGGCTTGATGAGCACCTGTAATATAGTCAGATAAGGCTTGTGTATCACCATTAGCAACATTATAAAATAAAGTTGAAGTTAATTCAGTTAAGGCATCGCCAAATACGCCTTCAAGCGGGGTTGAAAACGAGTCACTGCGTGAAAATAGCTGCAAGCATTTTGGCAACGCGGGAGAATGCTTTAATTCAGCACATAATAAAGTACCAAAAAATAAAATGGCGTTTTGTTCGTCGGTTAGCGTAGTGTCATCTGCGACAAATTGATCAATTAATCGCTCTAAATCAGGATAAAATACCGACCAATTCATTTTAACTACTTCGATCGCTTCAACAGGTAATTCGTTGCCATGGGCATTGGCAATGACCCATAAAGCTTGTTCTAAATTCATATAAATTCCGCGTTATATAATCAATAAGGTGTAGCAAGTGCTATATGGTAAACATTTACAATGCCCGTTACCA includes the following:
- a CDS encoding DUF1186 domain-containing protein → MNLEQALWVIANAHGNELPVEAIEVVKMNWSVFYPDLERLIDQFVADDTTLTDEQNAILFFGTLLCAELKHSPALPKCLQLFSRSDSFSTPLEGVFGDALTELTSTLFYNVANGDTQALSDYITGAHQAMYCKASAMEAVFAQFEVGSIDKTELSEHVTRWLASFLVVPSSVNSFLMSALADYCIDYQLDDFKDQFIGLCDHGVEDKNLFDEDRFKQQEVKAWNSADAMMLIESGIIQTDFNLTETLLSWVDDEDDSVLDNLSNEDNELFDSLMGEGGLLSNILYDENTILENSVPVSSLPTVGRNEPCPCGSGKKYKKCCLQ